A DNA window from Daucus carota subsp. sativus chromosome 3, DH1 v3.0, whole genome shotgun sequence contains the following coding sequences:
- the LOC108214141 gene encoding chromatin modification-related protein EAF1 B isoform X3, protein MRRCSPELPGLVYAAIDSMGVVNHKGGVSTDLSPQQTVIEETKVALRKHYVCYEEARRQLEFLEQGGDPLDFRPGNAASHSVQSTSLTDQHPEQFVISEAKGSFALADSPPGDSVESSGRPEAPPTYEPNSADNLMLFDGENSIFKGERSLLRSNRDIVFPSEQSSQLDGSRNAKESGATVAFGLPKKAYRRRNRSRPSRDGGRSNSVDVVLSSSGHNMLPSRHVSRELKVLTADTDNQKDNVVCSNYNLKPTSPNHNKFSKAEPSKNHFDMEIGGGEAIQSYIVQSKGDPSNAQSDLNASTNMHDKKQNDLLESEAQITNKRKVISKPASYGESIQASLGGSRCDLSSVGAKVEDTCSLTAEIGGDKGPLNEFQNKNAVISTKSFDLGTCGNQSVFQLNGNVNSETCTNLKSVGSNGCTKEETVASETLNMEGNKLAQDVTETKLDDMYAIDSDNNLLHDHQENGSLLKSVEPLDEKVSGSQSEANDPIAIEGKEQVGSTSLEDETIPSILLDSNPQPGNENTHTEIVNSSVNISVPENQDTEFLTKDSAISPEQQTCSEDLKLKLKAHEDSILEEARVVEAKRKRIAELSIHMLRRESRQKSHWDFVLEEMAWLANDFAQERLWKISAAAQIGRQATSAARLKFGGQDIHVRQKQVACCLAKAVKDFWCLVEEEGKKQELQNPVKDYGHTVQGYALRFLNCNNSPDRFVESKVATRPDSISSLQNMDMSWKDDLTEESLFYSVPAGAMEIYRNSIEAHILQLEKTGISIPEEVETSGYDALAEYGSRENAFEEDEGETNTYYLPGAFGNSKPSKLLQRKKKHLMKELAARPYEMGSDLPFVQSVENKAGNHHSVLIGKRASNAPNASIPTKRMRTASRQRVPSPFNAGTHGCLQAPSKGDASSGDTNSFHDEQNNLQGGSDVPHNMEVESVRNMDRQLPVDSSEVLHKPKKKKKAKNLGSTYEYNWRSDSSFHNEQRDNYKRRSESHHFESNGNSGLYGQHVGKKPKLIKQPLDNSFDNVNCSISSPVASQMSNISNPTKFIKMLGGRDRGRKTKGLKLQSASGQPGSGTSWSLFEDQALVVLVHDMGPNWDLVSDAFNSTLKFKCIFRKPKECKERHKVLMDSPAGEGADSADDSGSSQPYRSTLPGIPKGSARQLFQRLQGPMEEDTIKSHLEKIIAVGKKQHHKRAQDPRPLQQPHNSHTFALSQVCPNNLNGGPTLTPLDLCDATVSSPDVLSLGYQSPQSSGIPNSNQGSIAPMHPASGANLSAQAFAGAVPGSNLSSASSQISNSVRDVRSGIPRSASLSTDEQQRLQQYSQMVPGRNFQQSNIPVSGVHSGTDRGVRMLTSGNGVGIPSGLHRSIPVPRAGLQGIASSSMVGPGSMLSSGMMGMPNPVNIHSGPAAAQGNSMMRPRDPMHMMRMQVALGNSQGIPPFGGLSSSFPNQTTAPSVPSYPLNQQLHPISTQQSHMLTNSHHPHLQGPNLANNTQHQAYAIRVAKEKQRVLQQHQQQQFAPSNSLMPHVPGQPQQVSSPQNGSPSQSTPQVSMSPLTVSSSMSSMSSNPKKHHIPTHIVVRNPQGGGSGSINQASKQRQRQPQQQQVQQSGRHHPQQRHLSQSQNQAKITKGVGRGNLMHENLLTDNTVLNGPSTTPGSHIAEKGEENVQVIQGEELYSGSGLNSVQPQKQSAPSHFSPQPQAQQKQNQQTRAHSENSHQNHVPSVVAGPTSNSSQAVPSNQQQHKLSQPFSKIVNQTQSPVQILLHQNRQVNHDHANKLQARDVHISLEPASTVLRKASEHVSDSCSSNPVTAIGSADSPPLTNPPIEPLDQHGQGTEKIQSLVSLPHVAHDGDVQWSEEPSQLQPPPPLEQQPEELKQQSEEQSLILQGGGSSS, encoded by the exons ATGCGTAGATGTAGTCCAGAACTTCCTGGTTTAGTCTATGCTGCAATTGATTCTATGGGAGTTGTTAACCACAAGGGTGGTGTTAGTACAGATCTTTCTCCACAGCAAACTGTCATTGAGGAGACAAAAGTAGCACTGAG GAAGCATTATGTTTGTTACGAGGAAGCAAGAAGGCAATtggagtttcttgaacaa GGTGGAGATCCTCTGGACTTCAGACCTGGAAATGCTGCTTCACATAGTGTTCAGTCTACTTCCTTGACAGATCAACATCCTGAACAGTTCGTGATCAG TGAAGCAAAAGGTAGTTTTGCGTTGGCTGATTCACCGCCAGGAGATTCTGTTGAAAGCAGTGGTAGACCAGAAGCTCCTCCCACATATGAACCTAATAGCGCTGATAATCTTATGCTATTCGATGGGGAAAATAGTATTTTCAAAGGTGAAAGGAGCTTGTTGCGATCCAATAGGGATattgtctttccttctgaacAGTCTTCACAGTTGGATGGAAGTCGAAATGCCAAAGAATCAGGTGCTACTGTTGCATTTGGACTCCCAAAGAAAGCATATAGGCGACGGAACAGATCACGTCCAAGTCGTGATGGTGGTCGATCAAATTCTGTAGATGTAGTGCTGTCTTCTAGCGGTCATAACATGCTGCCTTCTCGTCATGTTTCTAGGGAGCTCAAAGTGTTGACAGCTGATACAGACAACCAGAAGGACAATGTAGTTTgttcaaattataatttgaaacctACAAGCCCAAATCATAATAAATTTTCCAAAGCTGAGCCATCCAAGAATCATTTCGATATGGAAATAGGTGGTGGAGAGGCTATTCAATCATATATTGTCCAGAGTAAGGGAGATCCGTCCAATGCCCAGTCAGATCTAAATGCTTCCACTAATATGCATGACAAGAAACAAAATGATCTTTTAGAATCTGAAGCTCAGATAACCAATAAGAGAAAAGTTATTTCGAAACCAGCATCTTATGGGGAAAGTATACAAGCATCTTTAGGCGGTTCACGATGTGATCTATCTTCTGTTGGAGCAAAGGTCGAAGATACATGTAGCCTAACAGCTGAGATTGGTGGTGATAAAGGCCCACTGaatgaatttcaaaataaaaatgcaGTAATTAGCACAAAGAGTTTTGATTTGGGAACATGTGGCAATCAGTCTGTTTTTCAGCTAAATGGGAATGTCAATAGTGAAACTTGTACGAACTTAAAAAGTGTGGGTTCTAATGGTTGTACAAAGGAAGAAACTGTAGCTTCCGAGACACTGAACATGGAAGGTAATAAATTAGCTCAAGATGTTACTGAGACAAAACTTGATGATATGTATGCTATTGATTCTGACAATAATTTGTTACATGACCACCAAGAAAATGGTTCTTTGCTTAAAAGCGTGGAACCATTGGATGAAAAAGTATCCGGTTCACAGAGTGAAGCTAATGATCCTATTGCCATCGAGGGGAAGGAACAAGTGGGAAGTACTTCTTTAGAAGATGAGACAATTCCCAGCATTCTGTTGGATTCTAATCCCCAGCCTGGAAATGAAAATACTCATACTGAAATAGTTAATAGTTCAGTGAATATCTCTGTTCCTGAGAATCAGGATACTGAGTTCTTAACAAAAGATTCTGCAATATCTCCTGAGCAACAAACTTGTTCTGAAGACTTGAAACTGAAACTGAAGGCGCATGAAGACTCTATTTTAGAAGAAGCACGCGTTGTAGAG GCTAAACGCAAGAGAATTGCTGAGTTATCTATTCATATGTTACGTCGGGAGAGTCGCCAAAAATCTCATTGGGATTTTGTCCTAGAGGAAATGGCATGGTTGGCTAACGATTTTGCACAG GAGCGCCTTTGGAAGATAAGTGCTGCTGCTCAAATAGGTCGTCAAGCTACTTCTGCTGCTCGATTAAAATTTGGAGGACAAGATATTCATGTGAGACAAAAACAAGTTGCTTGTTGCTTGGCAAAAGCTGTTAAGGATTtctggtgtttggttgag GAGGAGGGCAAAAAGCAGGAGCTGCAAAACCCTGTCAAAGATTATGGGCACACAGTCCAGGGATATGCATTGAGATTCCTTAACTGTAATAACTCACCTGATCGCTTTGTCGAATCCAAAGTGGCTACAAGGCCTGATAGCATATCCAGTTTGCAAAATATGGACATGTCATGGAAGGATGACTTAACAGAA GAAAGCCTCTTCTATTCAGTTCCTGCTGGTGCAATGGAAATCTACAGGAATTCTATTGAAGCACACATACTGCAGCTGGAG AAAACTGGCATTTCCATCCCTGAAGAAGTGGAGACATCTGGTTATGATGCTTTAGCAG AGTATGGTTCTCGTGAGAATGCATTTGAAGAGGATGAAGGAGAGACAAACACATATTATTTGCCTGGGGCTTTTGGGAACAGCAAGCCATCTAAACTGTTGCAGAGAAAAAAGAAACATttgatgaaagaattggcagcAAGACCTTACGAAATGGGATCTGATTTACCATTTGTGCAATCTGTCGAAAATAAAGCTGGCAATCATCATTCTGTTTTGATAGGAAAAAGGGCCTCCAACGCACCTAATGCTTCAATTCCAACAAAGCGTATGCGCACTGCATCCCGGCAAAGAGTTCCAAGTCCTTTTAACGCAGGAACTCATGGCTGTCTTCAGGCACCAAGCAAGGGTGATGCATCTAGTGGTGATACGAACTCTTTTCATGATGAACAGAATAATTTGCAGGGTGGGTCTGATGTTCCACATAATATGGAGGTTGAGTCTGTACGTAACATGGACCGGCAACTACCCGTCGACTCCTCGGAAGTATTACATAAacctaaaaagaaaaagaaggcaAAGAATTTG GGTTCGACTTATGAGTACAATTGGCGATCTGATTCCAGTTTTCATAATGAGCAG AGAGATAATTATAAAAGGAGATCGGAGAGCCATCATTTTGAGTCAAATGGAAACAGTG GTTTATATGGTCAACATGTTGGGAAAAAACCTAAGCTAATTAAACAGCCACTGGATAATTCATTTGACAACGTGAATTGCTCGATCTCTTCCCCAGTGGCTTCCCAAATGAGCAACATCTCCAACCCCACTAAGTTTATCAAAATGCTTGGTGGACGAGATCGGGGCAGGAAAACAAAAGGGCTCAAG TTGCAGTCAGCATCTGGACAGCCGGGTTCAGGAACTTCATGGTCACTGTTTGAGGACCAG GCTCTTGTTGTTCTTGTTCATGATATGGGTCCGAACTGGGATCTCGTCAGTGATGCTTTCAATAGCACTCTGAAATTTAAG TGCATATTCCGCAAGCCTAAAGAATGCAAGGAGCGTCATAAAGTTTTAATGGATAGCCCTGCTGGTGAGGGCGCAGATAGTGCTGACGATTCAGGGTCATCTCAACCGTATCGGTCTACGTTACCTGGCATTCCGAAG GGTAGTGCGAGACAGTTGTTTCAACGTTTGCAGGGGCCAATGGAAGAGGATACAATCaaatcacatttagaaaaaattatagcCGTTGGAAAGAAACAGCATCATAAGAGGGCACAG GATCCAAGACCCCTCCAGCAGCCTCACAATTCTCATACATTTGCACTCTCTCAAGTCTGCCCAAATAACTTGAATGGAGGGCCTACCCTTAC GCCCCTTGATCTTTGTGATGCAACTGTATCTAGTCCAGATGTTCTTTCCCTTGGCTATCAAAGCCCCCAAAGTAGTGGGATACCAAATTCAAATCAGGGCAGTATTGCACCAATGCATCCTGCTTCTGGTGCCAATCTTTCGGCACAAGCATTCGCTGGTGCTGTTCCTGGCAGTAATCTTTCGTCGGCTTCTAGTCAAATCAGTAATTCTGTCAG GGATGTTAGATCTGGCATCCCAAGATCTGCATCTTTATCAACTGATGAACAGCAAAGACTACAGCAGTACAGCCAAATGGTGCCTGGTAGAAACTTCCAACAGTCCAATATTCCTGTTTCTGGAGTTCATTCAGGAACTGATCGAGGTGTTCGCATGTTAACTAGTGGAAATGGTGTGGGAATTCCTAGTGGACTGCATAGAAGCATACCTGTGCCAAGAGCAGGACTCCAAGGTATTGCCTCGTCATCCATGGTTGGTCCTGGTAGCATGCTTTCCTCTGGTATGATGGGAATGCCTAACCCTGTTAACATTCACTCTGGTCCTGCTGCTGCTCAAGGAAACTCCATGATGAGACCTCGTGATCCTATGCATATGATGCGG ATGCAGGTTGCACTAGGAAATAGCCAAGGAATCCCTCCATTTGGTGGATTAAGTTCCTCCTTTCCTAACCAGACAACTGCCCCCTCTGTTCCGTCATACCCACTCAACCAGCAGCTGCATCCAATTTCAACCCAGCAGTCCCACATGCTCACTAATTCTCATCATCCGCATCTTCAAGGACCAAACCTTGCAAACAATACTCAGCATCAAGCCTATGCCATTCGTGTAGCTAAAGAGAAGCAGCGTGTATTGCAGCAACATCAGCAGCAACAATTTGCACCATCCAATTCTTTGATGCCACATGTTCCAGGACAACCTCAGCAAGTTTCATCTCCACAAAATGGTTCCCCGTCACAAAGTACTCCGCAGGTATCAATGTCACCATTGACAGTGTCATCCTCAATGAGTTCAATGTCTTCGAATCCGAAGAAGCATCACATTCCAACACATATTGTTGTGCGGAATCCACAAGGTGGTGGCAGTGGTTCAATCAACCAGGCAAGCAAGCAGCGGCAGCGGCAACCTCAGCAACAGCAAGTCCAACAATCTGGTAGGCATCACCCCCAGCAGCGGCATCTGTCACAGTCGCAAAATCAGGCTAAAATTACAAAAGGTGTAGGGAGAGGGAACCTGATGCATGAGAATCTTCTGACAGATAACACTGTTCTGAATGGCCCGTCAACTACTCCTGGGAGCCATATTGCAGAGAAAGGAGAGGAGAATGTGCAGGTGATCCAAGGGGAAGAATTGTATTCCGGGTCAGGATTAAATTCTGTTCAGCCTCAGAAGCAGTCAGCACCATCCCATTTTTCTCCTCAACCTCAGGCCCAGCAAAAGCAAAACCAACAAACTCGTGCACATTCTGAAAATAGCCATCAAAATCATGTTCCATCAGTCGTAGCTGGTCCAACATCTAATTCTAGTCAGGCTGTTCCATCAAACCAGCAGCAGCATAAATTGTCGCAGCCATTCTCGAAGATTGTAAATCAAACTCAGTCTCC
- the LOC108214141 gene encoding chromatin modification-related protein EAF1 B isoform X5: MRRCSPELPGLVYAAIDSMGVVNHKGGVSTDLSPQQTVIEETKVALRKHYVCYEEARRQLEFLEQGGDPLDFRPGNAASHSVQSTSLTDQHPEQFVISEAKGSFALADSPPGDSVESSGRPEAPPTYEPNSADNLMLFDGENSIFKGERSLLRSNRDIVFPSEQSSQLDGSRNAKESGATVAFGLPKKAYRRRNRSRPSRDGGRSNSVDVVLSSSGHNMLPSRHVSRELKVLTADTDNQKDNVVCSNYNLKPTSPNHNKFSKAEPSKNHFDMEIGGGEAIQSYIVQSKGDPSNAQSDLNASTNMHDKKQNDLLESEAQITNKRKVISKPASYGESIQASLGGSRCDLSSVGAKVEDTCSLTAEIGGDKGPLNEFQNKNAVISTKSFDLGTCGNQSVFQLNGNVNSETCTNLKSVGSNGCTKEETVASETLNMEGNKLAQDVTETKLDDMYAIDSDNNLLHDHQENGSLLKSVEPLDEKVSGSQSEANDPIAIEGKEQVGSTSLEDETIPSILLDSNPQPGNENTHTEIVNSSVNISVPENQDTEFLTKDSAISPEQQTCSEDLKLKLKAHEDSILEEARVVEAKRKRIAELSIHMLRRESRQKSHWDFVLEEMAWLANDFAQERLWKISAAAQIGRQATSAARLKFGGQDIHVRQKQVACCLAKAVKDFWCLVEEEGKKQELQNPVKDYGHTVQGYALRFLNCNNSPDRFVESKVATRPDSISSLQNMDMSWKDDLTEESLFYSVPAGAMEIYRNSIEAHILQLEKTGISIPEEVETSGYDALAEYGSRENAFEEDEGETNTYYLPGAFGNSKPSKLLQRKKKHLMKELAARPYEMGSDLPFVQSVENKAGNHHSVLIGKRASNAPNASIPTKRMRTASRQRVPSPFNAGTHGCLQAPSKGDASSGDTNSFHDEQNNLQGGSDVPHNMEVESVRNMDRQLPVDSSEVLHKPKKKKKAKNLGSTYEYNWRSDSSFHNEQRDNYKRRSESHHFESNGNSGLYGQHVGKKPKLIKQPLDNSFDNVNCSISSPVASQMSNISNPTKFIKMLGGRDRGRKTKGLKSASGQPGSGTSWSLFEDQALVVLVHDMGPNWDLVSDAFNSTLKFKCIFRKPKECKERHKVLMDSPAGEGADSADDSGSSQPYRSTLPGIPKGSARQLFQRLQGPMEEDTIKSHLEKIIAVGKKQHHKRAQDPRPLQQPHNSHTFALSQVCPNNLNGGPTLTPLDLCDATVSSPDVLSLGYQSPQSSGIPNSNQGSIAPMHPASGANLSAQAFAGAVPGSNLSSASSQISNSVRDVRSGIPRSASLSTDEQQRLQQYSQMVPGRNFQQSNIPVSGVHSGTDRGVRMLTSGNGVGIPSGLHRSIPVPRAGLQGIASSSMVGPGSMLSSGMMGMPNPVNIHSGPAAAQGNSMMRPRDPMHMMRMQVALGNSQGIPPFGGLSSSFPNQTTAPSVPSYPLNQQLHPISTQQSHMLTNSHHPHLQGPNLANNTQHQAYAIRVAKEKQRVLQQHQQQQFAPSNSLMPHVPGQPQQVSSPQNGSPSQSTPQVSMSPLTVSSSMSSMSSNPKKHHIPTHIVVRNPQGGGSGSINQASKQRQRQPQQQQVQQSGRHHPQQRHLSQSQNQAKITKGVGRGNLMHENLLTDNTVLNGPSTTPGSHIAEKGEENVQVIQGEELYSGSGLNSVQPQKQSAPSHFSPQPQAQQKQNQQTRAHSENSHQNHVPSVVAGPTSNSSQAVPSNQQQHKLSQPFSKIVNQTQSPVQILLHQNRQVNHDHANKLQARDVHISLEPASTVLRKASEHVSDSCSSNPVTAIGSADSPPLTNPPIEPLDQHGQGTEKIQSLVSLPHVAHDGDVQWSEEPSQLQPPPPLEQQPEELKQQSEEQSLILQGGGSSS, encoded by the exons ATGCGTAGATGTAGTCCAGAACTTCCTGGTTTAGTCTATGCTGCAATTGATTCTATGGGAGTTGTTAACCACAAGGGTGGTGTTAGTACAGATCTTTCTCCACAGCAAACTGTCATTGAGGAGACAAAAGTAGCACTGAG GAAGCATTATGTTTGTTACGAGGAAGCAAGAAGGCAATtggagtttcttgaacaa GGTGGAGATCCTCTGGACTTCAGACCTGGAAATGCTGCTTCACATAGTGTTCAGTCTACTTCCTTGACAGATCAACATCCTGAACAGTTCGTGATCAG TGAAGCAAAAGGTAGTTTTGCGTTGGCTGATTCACCGCCAGGAGATTCTGTTGAAAGCAGTGGTAGACCAGAAGCTCCTCCCACATATGAACCTAATAGCGCTGATAATCTTATGCTATTCGATGGGGAAAATAGTATTTTCAAAGGTGAAAGGAGCTTGTTGCGATCCAATAGGGATattgtctttccttctgaacAGTCTTCACAGTTGGATGGAAGTCGAAATGCCAAAGAATCAGGTGCTACTGTTGCATTTGGACTCCCAAAGAAAGCATATAGGCGACGGAACAGATCACGTCCAAGTCGTGATGGTGGTCGATCAAATTCTGTAGATGTAGTGCTGTCTTCTAGCGGTCATAACATGCTGCCTTCTCGTCATGTTTCTAGGGAGCTCAAAGTGTTGACAGCTGATACAGACAACCAGAAGGACAATGTAGTTTgttcaaattataatttgaaacctACAAGCCCAAATCATAATAAATTTTCCAAAGCTGAGCCATCCAAGAATCATTTCGATATGGAAATAGGTGGTGGAGAGGCTATTCAATCATATATTGTCCAGAGTAAGGGAGATCCGTCCAATGCCCAGTCAGATCTAAATGCTTCCACTAATATGCATGACAAGAAACAAAATGATCTTTTAGAATCTGAAGCTCAGATAACCAATAAGAGAAAAGTTATTTCGAAACCAGCATCTTATGGGGAAAGTATACAAGCATCTTTAGGCGGTTCACGATGTGATCTATCTTCTGTTGGAGCAAAGGTCGAAGATACATGTAGCCTAACAGCTGAGATTGGTGGTGATAAAGGCCCACTGaatgaatttcaaaataaaaatgcaGTAATTAGCACAAAGAGTTTTGATTTGGGAACATGTGGCAATCAGTCTGTTTTTCAGCTAAATGGGAATGTCAATAGTGAAACTTGTACGAACTTAAAAAGTGTGGGTTCTAATGGTTGTACAAAGGAAGAAACTGTAGCTTCCGAGACACTGAACATGGAAGGTAATAAATTAGCTCAAGATGTTACTGAGACAAAACTTGATGATATGTATGCTATTGATTCTGACAATAATTTGTTACATGACCACCAAGAAAATGGTTCTTTGCTTAAAAGCGTGGAACCATTGGATGAAAAAGTATCCGGTTCACAGAGTGAAGCTAATGATCCTATTGCCATCGAGGGGAAGGAACAAGTGGGAAGTACTTCTTTAGAAGATGAGACAATTCCCAGCATTCTGTTGGATTCTAATCCCCAGCCTGGAAATGAAAATACTCATACTGAAATAGTTAATAGTTCAGTGAATATCTCTGTTCCTGAGAATCAGGATACTGAGTTCTTAACAAAAGATTCTGCAATATCTCCTGAGCAACAAACTTGTTCTGAAGACTTGAAACTGAAACTGAAGGCGCATGAAGACTCTATTTTAGAAGAAGCACGCGTTGTAGAG GCTAAACGCAAGAGAATTGCTGAGTTATCTATTCATATGTTACGTCGGGAGAGTCGCCAAAAATCTCATTGGGATTTTGTCCTAGAGGAAATGGCATGGTTGGCTAACGATTTTGCACAG GAGCGCCTTTGGAAGATAAGTGCTGCTGCTCAAATAGGTCGTCAAGCTACTTCTGCTGCTCGATTAAAATTTGGAGGACAAGATATTCATGTGAGACAAAAACAAGTTGCTTGTTGCTTGGCAAAAGCTGTTAAGGATTtctggtgtttggttgag GAGGAGGGCAAAAAGCAGGAGCTGCAAAACCCTGTCAAAGATTATGGGCACACAGTCCAGGGATATGCATTGAGATTCCTTAACTGTAATAACTCACCTGATCGCTTTGTCGAATCCAAAGTGGCTACAAGGCCTGATAGCATATCCAGTTTGCAAAATATGGACATGTCATGGAAGGATGACTTAACAGAA GAAAGCCTCTTCTATTCAGTTCCTGCTGGTGCAATGGAAATCTACAGGAATTCTATTGAAGCACACATACTGCAGCTGGAG AAAACTGGCATTTCCATCCCTGAAGAAGTGGAGACATCTGGTTATGATGCTTTAGCAG AGTATGGTTCTCGTGAGAATGCATTTGAAGAGGATGAAGGAGAGACAAACACATATTATTTGCCTGGGGCTTTTGGGAACAGCAAGCCATCTAAACTGTTGCAGAGAAAAAAGAAACATttgatgaaagaattggcagcAAGACCTTACGAAATGGGATCTGATTTACCATTTGTGCAATCTGTCGAAAATAAAGCTGGCAATCATCATTCTGTTTTGATAGGAAAAAGGGCCTCCAACGCACCTAATGCTTCAATTCCAACAAAGCGTATGCGCACTGCATCCCGGCAAAGAGTTCCAAGTCCTTTTAACGCAGGAACTCATGGCTGTCTTCAGGCACCAAGCAAGGGTGATGCATCTAGTGGTGATACGAACTCTTTTCATGATGAACAGAATAATTTGCAGGGTGGGTCTGATGTTCCACATAATATGGAGGTTGAGTCTGTACGTAACATGGACCGGCAACTACCCGTCGACTCCTCGGAAGTATTACATAAacctaaaaagaaaaagaaggcaAAGAATTTG GGTTCGACTTATGAGTACAATTGGCGATCTGATTCCAGTTTTCATAATGAGCAG AGAGATAATTATAAAAGGAGATCGGAGAGCCATCATTTTGAGTCAAATGGAAACAGTG GTTTATATGGTCAACATGTTGGGAAAAAACCTAAGCTAATTAAACAGCCACTGGATAATTCATTTGACAACGTGAATTGCTCGATCTCTTCCCCAGTGGCTTCCCAAATGAGCAACATCTCCAACCCCACTAAGTTTATCAAAATGCTTGGTGGACGAGATCGGGGCAGGAAAACAAAAGGGCTCAAG TCAGCATCTGGACAGCCGGGTTCAGGAACTTCATGGTCACTGTTTGAGGACCAG GCTCTTGTTGTTCTTGTTCATGATATGGGTCCGAACTGGGATCTCGTCAGTGATGCTTTCAATAGCACTCTGAAATTTAAG TGCATATTCCGCAAGCCTAAAGAATGCAAGGAGCGTCATAAAGTTTTAATGGATAGCCCTGCTGGTGAGGGCGCAGATAGTGCTGACGATTCAGGGTCATCTCAACCGTATCGGTCTACGTTACCTGGCATTCCGAAG GGTAGTGCGAGACAGTTGTTTCAACGTTTGCAGGGGCCAATGGAAGAGGATACAATCaaatcacatttagaaaaaattatagcCGTTGGAAAGAAACAGCATCATAAGAGGGCACAG GATCCAAGACCCCTCCAGCAGCCTCACAATTCTCATACATTTGCACTCTCTCAAGTCTGCCCAAATAACTTGAATGGAGGGCCTACCCTTAC GCCCCTTGATCTTTGTGATGCAACTGTATCTAGTCCAGATGTTCTTTCCCTTGGCTATCAAAGCCCCCAAAGTAGTGGGATACCAAATTCAAATCAGGGCAGTATTGCACCAATGCATCCTGCTTCTGGTGCCAATCTTTCGGCACAAGCATTCGCTGGTGCTGTTCCTGGCAGTAATCTTTCGTCGGCTTCTAGTCAAATCAGTAATTCTGTCAG GGATGTTAGATCTGGCATCCCAAGATCTGCATCTTTATCAACTGATGAACAGCAAAGACTACAGCAGTACAGCCAAATGGTGCCTGGTAGAAACTTCCAACAGTCCAATATTCCTGTTTCTGGAGTTCATTCAGGAACTGATCGAGGTGTTCGCATGTTAACTAGTGGAAATGGTGTGGGAATTCCTAGTGGACTGCATAGAAGCATACCTGTGCCAAGAGCAGGACTCCAAGGTATTGCCTCGTCATCCATGGTTGGTCCTGGTAGCATGCTTTCCTCTGGTATGATGGGAATGCCTAACCCTGTTAACATTCACTCTGGTCCTGCTGCTGCTCAAGGAAACTCCATGATGAGACCTCGTGATCCTATGCATATGATGCGG ATGCAGGTTGCACTAGGAAATAGCCAAGGAATCCCTCCATTTGGTGGATTAAGTTCCTCCTTTCCTAACCAGACAACTGCCCCCTCTGTTCCGTCATACCCACTCAACCAGCAGCTGCATCCAATTTCAACCCAGCAGTCCCACATGCTCACTAATTCTCATCATCCGCATCTTCAAGGACCAAACCTTGCAAACAATACTCAGCATCAAGCCTATGCCATTCGTGTAGCTAAAGAGAAGCAGCGTGTATTGCAGCAACATCAGCAGCAACAATTTGCACCATCCAATTCTTTGATGCCACATGTTCCAGGACAACCTCAGCAAGTTTCATCTCCACAAAATGGTTCCCCGTCACAAAGTACTCCGCAGGTATCAATGTCACCATTGACAGTGTCATCCTCAATGAGTTCAATGTCTTCGAATCCGAAGAAGCATCACATTCCAACACATATTGTTGTGCGGAATCCACAAGGTGGTGGCAGTGGTTCAATCAACCAGGCAAGCAAGCAGCGGCAGCGGCAACCTCAGCAACAGCAAGTCCAACAATCTGGTAGGCATCACCCCCAGCAGCGGCATCTGTCACAGTCGCAAAATCAGGCTAAAATTACAAAAGGTGTAGGGAGAGGGAACCTGATGCATGAGAATCTTCTGACAGATAACACTGTTCTGAATGGCCCGTCAACTACTCCTGGGAGCCATATTGCAGAGAAAGGAGAGGAGAATGTGCAGGTGATCCAAGGGGAAGAATTGTATTCCGGGTCAGGATTAAATTCTGTTCAGCCTCAGAAGCAGTCAGCACCATCCCATTTTTCTCCTCAACCTCAGGCCCAGCAAAAGCAAAACCAACAAACTCGTGCACATTCTGAAAATAGCCATCAAAATCATGTTCCATCAGTCGTAGCTGGTCCAACATCTAATTCTAGTCAGGCTGTTCCATCAAACCAGCAGCAGCATAAATTGTCGCAGCCATTCTCGAAGATTGTAAATCAAACTCAGTCTCC